One Nocardia sp. BMG111209 DNA segment encodes these proteins:
- the aroB gene encoding 3-dehydroquinate synthase: MSEPTRIEVRTAQPYPVIIGRALLGDLVDQVTGHRGVRTVAIFHQPPLTETAEVVRQALADKGIDAHRIEIPDAEAGKELPVAGYCWEVLGRIGLTRQDVVVSLGGGAATDLTGFVAATWMRGVKVVHIPTTLLAMVDAAVGGKTGINTDAGKNLVGCFHEPSAVLVDLATLETVPRNEIVAGMAEIIKTGFIADPVILDLIERDPQAALDPSGDVLPELIRRSIQVKADVVAADLKESSLREILNYGHTLGHAVERRERYRWRHGAAVSVGLVFAAELGRLAGRLDDATADRHRSILTSVGLPVSYDADALPQLLDTMQTDKKTRAGVLRFVVLDGLAKPGRLEGPDPSLLAAAYATMGRDAGPEGGAILL; the protein is encoded by the coding sequence ATGAGTGAGCCGACCCGTATCGAGGTCCGCACCGCGCAGCCGTACCCGGTGATCATCGGGCGCGCGCTGCTGGGCGATCTGGTCGACCAGGTGACCGGCCACCGCGGGGTGCGCACGGTCGCGATCTTCCATCAGCCGCCGCTCACCGAGACGGCCGAGGTCGTGCGACAGGCGTTGGCGGACAAGGGAATCGATGCGCACCGGATCGAGATTCCGGACGCCGAGGCCGGTAAGGAACTGCCCGTCGCCGGATACTGCTGGGAGGTGCTCGGCCGGATCGGGCTGACCCGGCAGGATGTCGTGGTGAGCCTCGGCGGCGGCGCGGCCACCGACCTGACCGGTTTCGTCGCCGCCACCTGGATGCGCGGCGTGAAGGTGGTGCACATCCCCACCACCCTGCTGGCGATGGTCGACGCGGCCGTCGGCGGCAAGACCGGTATCAACACCGACGCGGGTAAGAACCTGGTCGGCTGCTTCCACGAGCCGTCGGCGGTGCTGGTCGACCTGGCGACGCTGGAGACGGTGCCGCGCAACGAGATCGTCGCCGGTATGGCCGAGATCATCAAGACCGGTTTCATCGCCGATCCGGTGATCCTGGACCTGATCGAGCGCGACCCGCAGGCGGCGCTCGATCCCTCCGGTGACGTACTGCCGGAACTGATCCGCCGGTCGATCCAGGTGAAGGCCGACGTCGTGGCCGCGGACCTCAAGGAATCCAGCCTGCGCGAGATCCTGAACTACGGCCACACCCTGGGCCACGCGGTCGAGCGCCGCGAGCGCTACCGGTGGCGGCACGGCGCCGCCGTCTCCGTGGGCCTGGTGTTCGCCGCGGAACTGGGCCGGCTGGCCGGACGTCTCGACGATGCCACCGCCGACCGGCACCGCAGCATCCTCACCAGCGTCGGCCTGCCCGTCAGCTACGACGCCGACGCGCTGCCCCAGTTGCTCGACACCATGCAAACCGACAAGAAGACCCGCGCCGGCGTCCTGCGCTTCGTCGTACTCGACGGCCTCGCCAAACCGGGCCGCCTCGAAGGCCCGGACCCGAGCCTCCTCGCCGCCGCCTACGCCACCATGGGCCGCGACGCCGGCCCCGAGGGCGGCGCAATCCTCCTGTAG
- a CDS encoding B-4DMT family transporter → MGAWVLRATAFGVLVVVLRALLGFAMIYWPTEGSWLRILCLAVIIVAVAAWGLADGRSDRQANPDPDRGGADLTVRWLKAGIAGGLGSGLVSWLLDLVPKLDLGGNSLVFELTAGASFIVLLIFVPAMAGVALGRFLAGREHRSGAAVTA, encoded by the coding sequence ATGGGTGCGTGGGTGTTGCGTGCGACGGCGTTCGGTGTGCTGGTGGTGGTGCTGCGGGCCCTGCTGGGTTTCGCCATGATCTACTGGCCGACCGAGGGCTCCTGGCTGCGCATCCTGTGCCTGGCGGTCATCATCGTCGCCGTCGCGGCCTGGGGCCTGGCCGACGGCCGCAGCGACCGCCAGGCGAATCCCGACCCCGACCGAGGCGGCGCCGACCTCACCGTGCGCTGGCTGAAGGCGGGCATCGCCGGCGGCCTGGGCAGCGGCCTGGTGTCCTGGCTGCTCGACCTGGTGCCGAAACTCGACCTCGGCGGCAACAGCCTCGTCTTCGAACTCACCGCGGGCGCATCCTTCATCGTCCTGCTGATCTTCGTCCCCGCCATGGCGGGCGTCGCCCTCGGCCGCTTCCTGGCCGGCCGCGAACACCGCAGCGGCGCCGCGGTGACCGCCTGA
- a CDS encoding shikimate dehydrogenase, whose translation MDDSRPDAVELAVDGGSRHGRRAAVLGSPIVHSRSPQLHLAAYRALGLDWTYDRIECTGEQLPGLVDGLGPEWIGLSVTMPGKVAALEYAAEHTERALLVGSVNTLVRTTGGWYADCTDIDGVRGALQEGGVEKIDSAVLLGAGGTARPALLALSELGARAVTVVARDAGRAASTLELAARLGLETALIGFDDASIRAAASVADAAVSTVPSAGVAAVVDAVAVAPVVLDAIYDPWPTALAQAVRRAGHTVVSGLDMLLNQAYRQVEHFTGRPAPKAAMAAALDA comes from the coding sequence GTGGACGATAGCCGGCCCGACGCGGTGGAACTCGCGGTCGACGGCGGCAGCCGCCACGGCCGCCGCGCGGCGGTACTCGGCAGCCCGATCGTGCATTCGCGCTCACCGCAGCTGCATCTGGCCGCCTATCGGGCGCTCGGCCTGGATTGGACCTACGACCGCATCGAATGCACCGGCGAGCAGCTGCCGGGCCTGGTCGACGGGCTCGGGCCGGAGTGGATCGGCCTGTCGGTGACCATGCCGGGCAAGGTCGCGGCGCTGGAATACGCCGCCGAGCACACCGAGCGGGCGTTGCTCGTCGGCTCGGTGAACACCCTGGTCCGCACCACCGGCGGGTGGTACGCGGACTGCACCGATATCGACGGCGTGCGCGGCGCGCTGCAGGAGGGTGGCGTCGAGAAGATCGACAGCGCGGTGCTGCTGGGCGCCGGCGGCACTGCTCGCCCGGCGCTGCTCGCACTGTCCGAACTGGGTGCGCGTGCCGTCACGGTGGTGGCCCGCGATGCCGGCCGGGCCGCGAGCACTCTCGAACTGGCCGCGCGCCTGGGCTTGGAGACGGCACTGATCGGATTCGACGACGCGTCGATCCGCGCGGCCGCGTCGGTGGCCGACGCCGCGGTGAGCACCGTGCCGTCCGCCGGAGTAGCCGCCGTGGTGGACGCGGTCGCCGTCGCGCCGGTGGTACTGGACGCCATCTACGACCCGTGGCCGACCGCACTGGCGCAAGCCGTGCGGCGGGCCGGTCACACGGTGGTCAGCGGCCTGGACATGCTGCTGAACCAGGCGTACCGGCAGGTCGAGCATTTCACCGGCCGCCCGGCGCCGAAGGCCGCGATGGCCGCGGCTCTCGACGCCTGA
- a CDS encoding endolytic transglycosylase MltG, translating to MSDRWTRAEERIQQETEARRYRREDQDWGDDDRPVPTRRRARHAAVSDDDEYDYAEPGYPSRDYPDLGYADPDGVAPGYADPDYAAPRHADPGYAAPVDPGYPAHAAAPVDPGYPAHAAVPVDPGYAARVAAPVDPGYPAHAVAPVDPGYAARVAAPVDPGYPAHAVAPVDPGYPAAVPVDPGYPAHAVAPVDPGYAARANGTYADPGYPASGPMNPAYAAAAPADPAYGRPAAGYPDPDDEYDEDEYDDYEAPGHDPRDRDVPAARAATTPVSRPRRASATAPPSRETPAVPPARETPPAGRRNSGRGRGSRDRADRPYDVYEDDDTTVIPRYRDDAYDTDENLPVVTTPSSRTRTGSARSAKRAKSGGGRGSRSSRAASRRAAERKRRRRNTVLLSTLIAVLFVTAGGYAGFKFISGKFGGPEDFSGPAGPLVVVQVQPGDTSQQIAKTMLAKGVVASTGAFYEAAVRNTEMKSVQPGFYAVPSHSKGTDAAAALVSKDARVGNVVVSSGRQLHDSNDVNTGARMEGIYRKIADASCIGTNADKKCVTYDQLDAAGAGDPAGLGVPAWAMDSVRQAPDRSRQLEGLIAVGTLDFDPSGTPAQIIAQLVAASAHGYESTGLSTGAGANNLNPYQALTAASLVEREALPADMSKVARVIVNRLAVNQPLQFDSTVNYTLDRTEVATTDSDRAKRTPWNTYAMSGLPATPISSPSLDALRAIENPAPGPWLYFVTVDKQGTTLFTDSYSEHLRNIERARQSGILDSGR from the coding sequence ATGAGCGACCGCTGGACTCGGGCCGAAGAGCGAATCCAACAGGAGACCGAGGCGCGCCGGTACCGGCGCGAGGATCAGGACTGGGGAGACGACGATCGGCCGGTGCCGACCCGCCGCCGGGCCCGGCATGCGGCCGTGTCCGACGACGACGAGTACGACTACGCCGAACCCGGCTACCCGAGCCGCGACTATCCGGACCTCGGCTACGCGGACCCGGACGGTGTCGCACCCGGCTACGCGGATCCCGACTATGCCGCGCCGCGTCATGCCGACCCCGGCTATGCCGCACCTGTCGACCCCGGGTATCCGGCGCATGCGGCGGCGCCTGTCGACCCCGGCTATCCCGCGCATGCGGCAGTACCTGTCGATCCCGGCTATGCGGCGCGGGTGGCGGCACCCGTCGATCCCGGCTATCCGGCGCACGCGGTGGCGCCTGTCGATCCCGGTTACGCGGCGCGGGTGGCAGCACCTGTTGATCCGGGGTATCCGGCGCATGCGGTGGCGCCTGTCGATCCCGGTTACCCGGCGGCCGTACCTGTCGATCCCGGGTATCCGGCGCATGCAGTGGCGCCTGTCGATCCCGGCTATGCGGCGCGTGCGAACGGAACCTATGCCGATCCGGGCTATCCCGCGTCCGGCCCGATGAATCCCGCGTACGCCGCTGCCGCACCCGCGGATCCGGCGTACGGCCGGCCGGCAGCCGGCTATCCGGACCCGGACGACGAGTACGACGAGGACGAGTACGACGACTACGAGGCCCCGGGCCACGATCCGCGCGATCGTGACGTCCCCGCGGCCCGTGCGGCGACGACGCCGGTATCCCGTCCCCGCCGGGCGTCCGCTACCGCGCCACCCAGCCGGGAGACGCCCGCGGTGCCCCCCGCGCGGGAGACGCCGCCCGCGGGCCGGCGGAATTCCGGCCGGGGACGTGGCAGCCGCGACCGCGCCGACCGGCCGTACGACGTCTACGAGGACGACGACACGACCGTAATTCCGCGTTATCGGGACGATGCGTACGATACGGACGAGAATTTACCCGTGGTCACCACACCGTCATCGCGCACCCGGACGGGGTCCGCGCGGTCGGCGAAGCGTGCGAAATCCGGTGGCGGACGCGGCAGCCGCAGCTCCCGGGCCGCGTCCCGCCGCGCGGCCGAGCGGAAGCGCCGCCGCCGCAACACGGTTCTGCTCAGCACCCTGATCGCGGTCCTGTTCGTCACGGCCGGCGGATATGCGGGATTCAAGTTCATCAGCGGGAAATTCGGTGGGCCCGAGGACTTCTCGGGTCCGGCGGGCCCGCTGGTGGTCGTCCAGGTGCAGCCGGGTGACACCTCGCAGCAGATCGCCAAGACCATGCTCGCCAAGGGGGTCGTGGCCAGTACGGGCGCCTTCTACGAGGCGGCCGTGCGCAACACCGAGATGAAGTCGGTGCAGCCGGGCTTCTACGCGGTGCCCTCGCACAGCAAGGGCACCGACGCGGCGGCCGCGCTGGTGAGCAAGGACGCCCGGGTCGGCAATGTGGTGGTGTCCAGCGGACGTCAGCTGCACGACTCGAACGACGTCAACACCGGCGCGCGGATGGAGGGCATCTACCGCAAGATCGCCGACGCCAGCTGCATCGGCACGAACGCCGACAAGAAGTGCGTCACCTACGACCAGCTGGATGCCGCCGGTGCGGGCGATCCGGCCGGACTGGGGGTGCCGGCCTGGGCGATGGACTCGGTCCGGCAGGCGCCGGACCGCAGCCGTCAGCTGGAGGGCCTGATCGCGGTCGGCACCTTGGATTTCGACCCCAGCGGCACACCCGCGCAGATCATCGCGCAGCTGGTGGCCGCGAGCGCGCACGGCTACGAGTCGACCGGGCTGAGTACCGGCGCGGGCGCCAACAACCTGAATCCGTATCAGGCGTTGACGGCGGCGTCGCTGGTGGAGCGGGAGGCGTTGCCGGCCGACATGTCGAAGGTGGCGCGGGTCATCGTGAACCGGCTCGCGGTCAACCAGCCGCTGCAGTTCGACTCGACGGTCAACTACACCCTCGACCGCACCGAGGTGGCCACCACCGACTCCGACCGGGCGAAACGGACACCCTGGAACACCTACGCGATGTCCGGCCTGCCCGCGACGCCGATCTCGTCGCCGTCGCTGGACGCGCTGCGAGCCATCGAGAATCCCGCCCCCGGGCCGTGGTTGTATTTCGTGACCGTCGACAAGCAGGGAACCACCCTGTTCACCGACAGTTACAGCGAACATCTGCGCAATATCGAACGCGCCCGGCAGAGCGGAATTCTGGACAGTGGACGATAG
- the ruvX gene encoding Holliday junction resolvase RuvX, which produces MDSSEHSESSPDPARVGSDRPSAATDPGRGRRIGIDVGTVRIGVAASDPDGILATPVETVVRPGGGKSGPGRAGGGKGAKAPDLARIAEIVLEYEAVEVVVGLPRTLRGENGTSARFAVDFAKSLRELLPQLPIRLSDERLTTVSAARALRESGVRTRGQRRMIDQAAAVAILQGWLDERSAVLRSAGDGRGEVLE; this is translated from the coding sequence ATGGACAGTTCCGAGCACTCGGAGTCGTCGCCCGACCCAGCCCGAGTGGGTAGCGATCGACCCAGTGCCGCAACCGATCCCGGCCGTGGCAGGCGGATCGGCATCGATGTGGGCACCGTCCGCATCGGTGTCGCCGCCAGCGACCCGGACGGGATTCTGGCGACCCCGGTGGAGACCGTGGTGCGGCCCGGTGGCGGCAAGAGCGGGCCCGGCCGGGCGGGCGGCGGAAAAGGTGCGAAAGCACCCGATCTCGCGAGGATTGCTGAAATTGTGCTGGAATATGAGGCCGTCGAGGTCGTGGTCGGTCTTCCTCGCACGCTTCGGGGTGAAAACGGCACGTCAGCGCGCTTCGCTGTCGATTTCGCGAAGAGTTTGCGAGAGCTGTTACCCCAGCTACCCATACGACTTTCCGACGAACGTTTGACTACCGTGTCAGCTGCACGTGCGTTGCGGGAGAGCGGAGTTCGCACACGTGGCCAGCGGCGGATGATCGACCAGGCGGCCGCTGTCGCGATCCTGCAGGGCTGGTTGGACGAACGGAGTGCGGTGTTGAGGTCGGCCGGTGACGGACGCGGCGAGGTGCTCGAATGA
- the alaS gene encoding alanine--tRNA ligase, producing MQTHEIRRRFLDHFVRAGHTEVPSASLILADPNLLFVNAGMVQFVPYFLGQQTPPFDTATSVQKCVRTLDIENVGITTRHNTFFQMAGNFSFGDYFKRGAIELAWSLLTKPITDGGYGFDPEKLWATVYLDDDEAEQIWLSLGLPSERIQRRDMADNYWSMGIPGPCGPCSEIYFDRGPEYGRDGGPEADEDRYLEIWNLVFMQNERGEGRGKDNFEILGPLPKKNIDTGMGVERVAFLLQGVDNVYETDLLRPIITKAEELTGKSYGMNHADDVRFRVIADHARSAAMLIADGVNPGNDGRGYVLRRLLRRIVRSARLLGAERPVMAEFVKIVSELMAPSYPELGTDFRRIENVAVGEETAFLKTLSTGTKLFDETVDEVRTTGGKRISGTDAFTLHDTYGFPIDLTLEMAAEAGLEVDEAGFRELMAEQRQRAKEDAQSRKHAHADLTIYKEFVDRGPTEFTGFDELASEATVLALIADGVRVPVAHAGQDVEVILDRSPLYAEAGGQIADRGTITAGGLKLRVNDVQKIAKQLWVHKSTVEQGQITEGDAVLAQADPAWRRGATQGHSGTHMVHAALRQVLGPNAVQAGSLNRPGYLRFDFNWQGQLSEGQKADIEAVSNDAVGADFPVNTFVTDLDKAKKMGAMALFGENYGDEVRVVEIGGPFSMELCGGTHVGHSSQIGPITLLGESSVGSGVRRVEAFVGLDSYKYLAKERALLAGVAASLKVPSEEVPGRVEQLVERLKVAEKELERTKVQAVLAQAARFVDDAERTGRVLLVAAAAPEGVGAGDLRTLATDIRGRFGSEPAVVVLLGHADGKVPFVVTVNKPAQELGLKAGDLVASFGPSIAGRGGGKPEMAQGAGADPAGIPAGLAAVRARVAELAA from the coding sequence GTGCAGACCCACGAGATTCGACGGCGCTTCCTGGACCATTTCGTCCGTGCCGGACACACCGAGGTACCGAGTGCTTCGCTGATCCTGGCCGACCCGAACCTGCTGTTCGTCAACGCAGGCATGGTCCAGTTCGTCCCGTACTTCCTCGGTCAGCAGACACCGCCGTTCGACACCGCGACCAGCGTCCAGAAGTGCGTGCGTACCCTCGACATCGAGAACGTCGGCATCACCACCCGGCACAACACGTTCTTCCAGATGGCCGGCAATTTCAGCTTCGGCGACTACTTCAAGCGCGGGGCCATCGAGCTGGCCTGGTCGTTGCTCACCAAGCCGATCACCGACGGCGGTTACGGGTTCGATCCCGAAAAGCTCTGGGCCACTGTGTATCTCGACGACGACGAGGCCGAGCAGATCTGGCTGTCGCTCGGCCTGCCGTCCGAGCGCATCCAGCGCCGGGACATGGCCGACAACTACTGGTCCATGGGCATTCCCGGACCGTGCGGTCCGTGCTCGGAGATCTACTTCGACCGCGGGCCCGAATACGGCCGCGACGGTGGTCCCGAAGCCGACGAGGATCGGTACCTGGAGATCTGGAACCTCGTCTTCATGCAGAACGAGCGGGGCGAGGGCCGCGGCAAGGACAATTTCGAGATCCTCGGCCCGCTGCCGAAGAAGAACATCGACACCGGTATGGGCGTCGAGCGCGTGGCCTTCCTGCTGCAGGGCGTCGACAACGTCTACGAGACCGACCTGCTACGCCCGATCATCACGAAGGCCGAGGAGCTGACCGGTAAGTCGTACGGCATGAACCACGCCGACGACGTCCGCTTCCGGGTCATCGCCGACCACGCCCGCAGCGCGGCCATGCTGATCGCCGACGGCGTCAATCCGGGCAACGACGGCCGTGGCTACGTGCTGCGCCGGCTGCTGCGCCGGATCGTGCGCTCGGCCCGGCTGCTCGGCGCCGAACGCCCGGTGATGGCCGAATTCGTGAAGATCGTCAGCGAGCTGATGGCGCCGTCGTATCCGGAGCTGGGTACCGACTTCCGGCGCATCGAGAACGTGGCCGTCGGCGAGGAGACCGCCTTCCTGAAGACGCTGTCCACCGGCACCAAACTGTTCGACGAGACCGTCGACGAGGTCCGGACCACCGGCGGCAAGCGGATCTCCGGCACCGACGCGTTCACCCTGCACGACACCTACGGCTTCCCGATCGACCTCACCCTGGAGATGGCCGCCGAGGCCGGGCTCGAGGTCGACGAGGCCGGTTTCCGGGAGCTGATGGCCGAGCAGCGGCAGCGCGCCAAGGAGGACGCGCAGTCGCGCAAGCACGCGCACGCCGATCTGACCATCTACAAGGAATTCGTCGATCGCGGGCCGACCGAGTTCACCGGTTTCGACGAGCTGGCCTCCGAGGCCACGGTGCTCGCCCTGATCGCCGACGGCGTCCGGGTCCCGGTCGCGCACGCGGGTCAGGACGTCGAGGTGATCCTCGACCGCAGCCCGCTGTACGCCGAGGCCGGCGGCCAGATCGCGGATCGCGGCACCATCACCGCGGGTGGCCTGAAGCTGCGCGTCAACGACGTGCAGAAGATCGCCAAGCAGTTGTGGGTGCACAAGTCGACCGTCGAGCAGGGCCAGATCACCGAGGGCGACGCCGTCCTCGCCCAGGCCGATCCGGCCTGGCGGCGCGGCGCCACCCAGGGTCACTCCGGCACCCATATGGTGCATGCCGCGCTGCGGCAGGTGCTGGGCCCCAACGCGGTCCAGGCCGGCTCCCTGAACCGGCCGGGCTACCTGCGCTTCGACTTCAACTGGCAGGGCCAGCTGTCGGAGGGGCAGAAGGCCGATATCGAGGCGGTGTCCAACGACGCCGTCGGTGCCGACTTCCCGGTCAACACCTTCGTCACCGATCTGGACAAGGCCAAGAAGATGGGCGCGATGGCCCTGTTCGGCGAGAACTACGGCGACGAGGTCCGGGTCGTGGAGATCGGCGGCCCGTTCTCGATGGAGCTGTGCGGCGGCACCCACGTCGGGCACTCCTCGCAGATCGGCCCGATCACGCTGCTGGGCGAGTCGTCCGTGGGCTCCGGGGTGCGCCGCGTCGAGGCGTTCGTGGGCCTGGACTCGTACAAGTACCTGGCCAAGGAGCGCGCGCTGCTCGCCGGGGTGGCCGCCTCGCTGAAGGTGCCCTCGGAGGAGGTGCCCGGCCGCGTCGAACAGCTCGTGGAGCGGCTGAAGGTCGCCGAGAAGGAGCTCGAGCGCACCAAGGTGCAGGCCGTGCTCGCGCAGGCCGCCAGATTCGTCGACGACGCCGAGCGGACCGGCCGGGTGCTGCTGGTGGCCGCCGCCGCACCGGAGGGGGTCGGCGCGGGCGATCTGCGCACGCTGGCCACCGATATCCGGGGCCGGTTCGGCAGTGAGCCGGCCGTGGTGGTGCTGCTCGGCCACGCCGACGGCAAGGTGCCGTTCGTCGTCACCGTCAACAAGCCCGCGCAGGAGCTGGGACTGAAGGCCGGCGATCTGGTCGCCAGCTTCGGGCCCAGTATCGCCGGGCGCGGCGGTGGCAAACCGGAGATGGCCCAGGGCGCGGGTGCGGATCCCGCGGGGATACCGGCCGGACTGGCCGCGGTGCGCGCACGGGTGGCCGAGCTCGCCGCCTGA
- a CDS encoding replication-associated recombination protein A — translation MTEGLFDAPGEPADGAAGEFRMGESAGQSAPLAVRMRPRSLDEVVGQRHLLGPGSPLRRLIDGSGAASVLLYGPPGTGKTTLASLISQATGRRFEALSALSAGVKEVRAVIDVARRRLLAGEQTVLFIDEVHRFSKTQQDALLAAVENRVVLLVGATTENPSFSVVSPLLSRSLVLQLQSLSDNDIREVLRRAIADPRGLGGAYTVTEAALDHIVRIAGGDARRSLTALEASAESSLDGTVDVDLVEASVDKAAVRYDRAGDQHYDVISAFIKSLRGSDVDAALHYLARMISAGEDPRFIARRLMIQASEEVGMADPTALQTAVAAAQVVQLVGMPEAQLALTHATIHIATAPKSGAVPAAIGAALADIRAGKAGAVPPHLRDGHYAGAAALGNAQGYRYPHDHPDGVLPQQYPPDELVGIDYYRPTDHGYEREVGPRVTKLRRIVRGK, via the coding sequence ATGACCGAGGGCCTCTTCGACGCTCCGGGGGAGCCCGCGGACGGCGCCGCCGGCGAGTTCCGGATGGGCGAATCGGCCGGGCAGTCGGCCCCGCTGGCGGTGCGGATGCGCCCGCGCAGCCTCGACGAGGTGGTCGGGCAGCGGCATCTGCTCGGTCCGGGCTCACCGCTGCGGCGGCTGATCGACGGTTCGGGTGCGGCGTCGGTTCTGCTGTACGGGCCGCCGGGCACCGGCAAGACCACCCTGGCCTCGCTGATCTCGCAGGCCACCGGCCGCCGGTTCGAGGCGCTGTCGGCGCTGTCGGCCGGCGTGAAGGAGGTGCGCGCGGTCATCGACGTGGCCCGTCGGCGCCTGCTCGCCGGGGAACAGACCGTGCTGTTCATCGACGAGGTGCACCGCTTCTCCAAGACCCAGCAGGACGCGCTGCTGGCCGCGGTGGAGAACCGGGTGGTGCTGCTGGTCGGCGCGACCACCGAGAACCCGTCGTTCTCGGTGGTGTCCCCGTTGCTGTCCCGGTCGCTGGTGTTGCAACTGCAATCGTTGTCCGACAACGATATTCGCGAGGTGCTGCGGCGCGCGATCGCGGATCCACGAGGTCTCGGCGGCGCCTACACCGTCACCGAGGCGGCACTGGACCACATCGTCCGCATCGCCGGTGGCGATGCGCGGCGTTCGCTGACGGCGCTGGAGGCGTCCGCGGAATCGTCGCTGGACGGCACGGTCGACGTCGATCTGGTCGAGGCCAGCGTCGACAAGGCGGCGGTGCGCTACGACCGCGCGGGCGACCAGCACTACGACGTGATCAGCGCGTTCATCAAATCGCTGCGCGGCTCCGATGTCGACGCCGCGCTGCACTATCTGGCCCGGATGATCAGCGCGGGCGAGGATCCGCGGTTCATCGCCCGGCGGTTGATGATCCAGGCCAGCGAGGAGGTCGGCATGGCCGATCCCACCGCGCTGCAGACCGCCGTGGCCGCCGCACAGGTCGTCCAGCTCGTCGGCATGCCCGAGGCGCAGCTGGCGCTCACCCACGCCACCATCCACATCGCCACGGCCCCGAAATCGGGTGCGGTACCGGCCGCCATCGGCGCGGCCCTCGCCGATATCCGCGCGGGCAAGGCCGGCGCCGTGCCGCCGCATCTGCGCGACGGGCACTATGCCGGCGCGGCCGCGCTGGGGAACGCGCAGGGCTACCGGTATCCGCATGATCACCCCGACGGCGTGCTGCCCCAGCAGTACCCGCCGGACGAGCTGGTGGGCATCGACTACTACCGTCCGACCGACCACGGATACGAACGTGAGGTCGGCCCGCGGGTGACCAAGCTGCGCCGCATCGTGCGGGGAAAGTAG